The window aatCCACATATCCCCAACAGAATctgttcccagacctggttctctcatgtgcggGTCAATGTCATGGCTCAGCCCAACATTACCCATCTCCTGTtttgacactcactggcaggtactgtgatctagccctgccaggcaggtcctCAGTTCTAAccttagtgtgtgccagtgagtggtgttCAGTGGGGATCGATGGCAACAAGCCCAGttcaagtctctcatgtgggcaggtgcattgttctgacccagaaaggtcctctagCTTCCCTTCTCCAAACCACTTGGCCTCAATACCCTCATTTACCTGTAAgtacagaagtcattccttacctgcaaTGTACTCCATCATCAGTCCAGTCTTCTGGCAGGGCAgcgtgctggcctggagccctgcccgCCCACCCGGGATTCCAGAGCCAGTCCCCTGGCACATATTCAGGCCTCTGCCCAGCTGAGAATCAAGCATGTTAGCGCATCCATAAACACAGTCTATTAGCATACCATGCTAGCATTGTAGCCTGGGGCCCTAATACCAACCGCCCACCCACCTGATACCTAAACACGTGGGGGAGTTCCCAGGCCGGTTCTGCTCTGTCAGCCCTTAGCCCAAGGCCCCAGACCCCTGAGGTTGCTTAGGTGCCGCTGCAGtgggaggatgggccaaaatGTAAATTTCTATGGGCAGGGATGATTCTTCATCTTAGCATTCTAGGTACTGACACAAACTTTCCAAAGAGTAGAAGCttaatcattttttgaaaaacataagCTCCcgaggctgggaacaagcctggtggGGGACCTTCCatgttaggctgcagctcctgtgggTGAGAGTGAGAGCAGGTCAGCCCAGGCAAGATGGCAGCACTCTTCTGCGTATGTGTGAGCTGAGTCTGGAGTTTGGGTTGTGGTGGGCCAGTCCACGGCAGACACTAGCACAAGTGAGAGCTAAGACAGGGAACAGGCCATGCCAAGTTAGGCCACAATATCCACCAATTCACATGAgattggggatgggccaggctgggctaggctgtagcacctgctggcaaatgccaataCTAGGGGTGGGCTGTCTCAGACTGGGTTGTAGCACAcgctggcacacacaaaacccAGGGCAGAAAGCAGACCTGGTAGGAACTTTGGAGACTCCCCTGCTGGGGTGCTGCTTCCACTGTTAATTGTGAGAAGTAggactgggggtgaaccagtCTGGGGGTTgtctaggctgggctaggctgcaatgtGTGAACCAATCAGGTTGGGCTTTAAtgcctgctggcaagtgctgggactgggtgtaaGTCATGTCTGGTTACACTGCAGTATATTCTGGCAGGCGCAAGATCCAAgattgggaatgggcctggtaggggaaatgtgggcactcccctgctgggctacatTTTCTGTTGGTGAACCTGAAAGCCAGGGCTTGGGGAGTGCCAGGCTGGTCAAGACAGCAGCACtcgttggcatatgtgtgggccatGTCTGGAGGTGGGACTGGCTAAGCTAAGATGCAGCACTCATggatgtgcacaagagccaggcaGGAtatgggatgggccaggctaggtcacagcacatgctggcacatgcagaAACCAGGGTTGGAGTAAGCCTGGTGGTTACTGGAGGTTGCCTCggctaggcagcagcacctgctgttgtgctTGAAGACTGGGTctctggtgggctgggctggactatgctgcagcacccattagtttgtgtgagAAATAGGGCTGGGGGCAAATCTGACTAGGCAGCTGCatctaccagtatgtgcattgacTGGTATAGGTGATAGGCTGTGCCTGGCCCTGCACTGGTTGGCCCACATAAGAATCAAATCCGAGGTCatcccaggtgaagtttcttggggaactccctagCTAACTGGCTGGACTCAAAAcccagccacaggaaaaatcacaatgTATGTGTTTCAACTTTGAAGTGCATGTATtagaactgggccttctcagttgaTGATGCCTGTGgagtgcccagatgcacatgggagacatgacagccagatcatctaggccagcagaggaagtCGAGTGTcacaccagaggatggaaaacagcagGCTGGACCATTCTCCTGCTAAGCTTTTTCACATgatcctgggcctgtggatgcactaaggtggacttggtcagccaacagacctggGAAAGATATTCTGAACCCTGGTGTTCGAAGCTGTCGATGTCttaggactatcaaaaccacgaAAGCAACAATgaccttggaacactcttctgcacattggggtctctaacaTGCCATCAAATGATTGTTTCCCATtcttgggtgctgatgtagtttgacagcaaggagtagtCACTTCTCTCCCCGCCCCGCCACCCCGccatggacacaggagaaaaaaaattgggacatttgtcccatccacctttCTCCATATGTGTCAGCTCATCTCATCCTagtcagagacccacatgggcctgcatgtaaatatttatgtatgcatgtaaataatattatgtagataatattaatattaataataattaatataatATGTTAATAATAGatataaataacattaaaatgatattttagaaattaatttctAAGAAGTCtgctttattataattttatttctcacaTTCTTAACTAAAATAGTACAGCCAGATTTAAATGTTACAAAATAACAAGCAGTACTAAGTAAAACCAACAATGTATAATCTTTtactttttctccatttcttgaTCTCAACCATCACAATGCTGAATTTTTCCCCAATTCCAACAATATAGTTAATTTACTGTTACATTATGTTATTCTAAATCACTAAATATCATGGATCATTTTCTAGCTTACTTTACAATGTAGTGAAATCTTTATTCTTACATTTCATTCATTccaatgaatgaaaatattacaCACAAACTTAGATTCTAAAGCTACTCAAGCATTCTGATAAAAAAGAACAAGATTTTGCTTAAAACttattgaagaaaaaagaaaataaaaactgtgcTATATACTATGTTGCCTTTGCTTCTATCCCGGCCTTTCACcacttaaaaaaatgctttttctttttatcaacCACAGAATGAGGGGATGACTCATATTCTACTTGTCTCTGGAGGGCTTGATGTACAGCCCCTCAAACGTGCATCAGCCATGACTTTAATGCGAGCCCTAGCCATAACTCTGGCTTGGGCTCGCTCTTCCTCATCTTTCAAAGCCTCCTGATACCAGAATGTAAAGGCAGTAGGAACAGTATTATGGGCCTTGGCTAAAAATTCAAggactttcattttatttattttagcatgGGCTCTGGGGCCCCACAGGAATTGATAGCATGGAGGGATACTATCAGGCACCTGCTGGTACTCTAGGTATTTTGCTTTCACCAAATCAATGGTGATGAGCTTTTGGGGCTCCCCAAAAAGGAAATGCTTCTTCCCAGCATATATTCCCATCAAATTTAACAATTGCCATATTTGCTCCTCAGTGGCACAATTTCCCCTTGTGAAGATCACACCTAAGATAGTCATTAGCAAGCCAGTTATGGGGATTCCTCCATTATCACCCGGATTTTCATCATAGCCTATCTCCAATTTGTTGATGAGGATATAGATGTGCCTATTGAGATCCAGCTTCTTTATGTCAAGGCCAAAGATCAGCTCCATGTATTCAGAAGCTTTCATCAGGATCTCATGGAAATAGCTCTTGGGCAAACCAATTACATTTTTCAGAATATCTGCCTTTGAAACAGGCTCTCTCATTTGATATTTGCGCAGCAGGTATTGCACCAGAAGAACTACTACCTTGTCTAGAGGGCCTTTAGTGTGGTACTCAAAGACAGACTGGACCTGTGAGGATCTTGGCCTTCCCCTTGCTCGGTTATTGGATCTTGCATGTGAAACAGGTACAGCAGCAGTGTTGGTGCGTGGAGCTCTCGGAGGCTCTTGAGG is drawn from Ochotona princeps isolate mOchPri1 chromosome X, mOchPri1.hap1, whole genome shotgun sequence and contains these coding sequences:
- the LOC101529052 gene encoding melanoma-associated antigen B10-like, whose translation is MPRGQKSKLRARAKCRQAREQHQNVMGVPAMAGVEEPACSPSSTCVKKAPKSSATSGATSSPQEPPRAPRTNTAAVPVSHARSNNRARGRPRSSQVQSVFEYHTKGPLDKVVVLLVQYLLRKYQMREPVSKADILKNVIGLPKSYFHEILMKASEYMELIFGLDIKKLDLNRHIYILINKLEIGYDENPGDNGGIPITGLLMTILGVIFTRGNCATEEQIWQLLNLMGIYAGKKHFLFGEPQKLITIDLVKAKYLEYQQVPDSIPPCYQFLWGPRAHAKINKMKVLEFLAKAHNTVPTAFTFWYQEALKDEEERAQARVMARARIKVMADARLRGCTSSPPETSRI